The proteins below come from a single Vibrio natriegens NBRC 15636 = ATCC 14048 = DSM 759 genomic window:
- the acs gene encoding acetate--CoA ligase has protein sequence MSEAHVYPVKENIKTHTHADNETYLAMYQQSVTDPEGFWNEHGKIVDWIKPFTQVKSTSFDTGHVDIRWFEDGTLNVSANCIDRHLAEHGDDVAIIWEGDDPADDKTLTFNELHKEVCKFSNALKDQGVRKGDVVCLYMPMVPEAAIAMLACTRIGAVHTVVFGGFSPEALSGRIIDSDAKVVITADEGVRGGRAVPLKKNVDEALTNPDVKTISKVLVLKRTGGDVEWHDHRDVWWHEATASVSDVCPPEEMKAEDPLFILYTSGSTGKPKGVLHTTGGYLVYAAMTFKYVFDYQPGETFWCTADVGWITGHTYLIYGPLANGAKTILFEGVPNYPSTSRMSEVVDKHQVNILYTAPTAIRALMAKGNEAVEGTSRTSLRIMGSVGEPINPEAWEWYYKTIGNENSPIVDTWWQTETGGILIAPLPGATDLKPGSATRPFFGVQPALVDNMGNIIEGAAEGNLVILDSWPGQMRTVYGDHERFEQTYFSTFKGMYFTSDGARRDEDGYYWITGRVDDVLNVSGHRMGTAEIESALVAHHKIAEAAIVGIPHDIKGQAIYAYITLNDGEFPSAELHKEVKDWVRKEIGPIATPDVLHWTDSLPKTRSGKIMRRILRKIATGDTSNLGDTSTLADPSVVDKLIAEKAELA, from the coding sequence ATGAGCGAAGCCCACGTTTATCCGGTAAAAGAAAACATTAAAACTCATACACACGCGGATAATGAAACTTACCTAGCCATGTATCAGCAGTCGGTAACCGACCCAGAGGGCTTCTGGAACGAGCACGGCAAAATCGTTGATTGGATTAAACCTTTCACCCAAGTAAAAAGCACCTCTTTCGACACGGGTCACGTCGACATCCGCTGGTTTGAAGACGGCACACTTAACGTTTCAGCAAACTGTATTGACCGCCATCTAGCAGAACACGGCGACGACGTAGCAATAATCTGGGAAGGCGATGACCCTGCAGACGATAAAACGCTGACGTTCAATGAACTGCACAAAGAAGTATGTAAATTCTCAAACGCATTGAAAGATCAAGGCGTACGTAAAGGCGACGTAGTTTGTCTCTACATGCCAATGGTACCTGAAGCTGCAATCGCGATGCTGGCTTGTACCCGCATCGGCGCAGTCCACACTGTGGTATTCGGCGGTTTCTCACCAGAAGCACTTTCTGGCCGTATCATTGACTCAGACGCTAAAGTTGTCATCACCGCAGACGAAGGCGTTCGTGGCGGACGTGCGGTTCCACTGAAAAAGAATGTTGATGAAGCACTGACTAACCCAGACGTGAAAACCATCAGCAAAGTGTTGGTTCTTAAACGTACTGGTGGCGATGTTGAATGGCATGATCACCGTGATGTTTGGTGGCATGAAGCAACCGCAAGTGTTTCTGACGTTTGCCCACCAGAAGAGATGAAAGCCGAAGATCCACTTTTCATCCTTTACACCTCAGGCTCTACGGGTAAACCTAAAGGCGTACTGCATACCACTGGTGGCTACCTTGTTTATGCCGCAATGACATTTAAATACGTCTTCGACTACCAGCCGGGCGAAACCTTCTGGTGTACTGCTGACGTGGGCTGGATTACTGGTCACACGTACCTTATCTACGGTCCACTAGCGAACGGCGCTAAAACCATCTTGTTTGAGGGTGTGCCAAACTACCCAAGCACAAGCCGTATGAGCGAAGTGGTTGATAAGCATCAAGTGAACATCCTTTACACTGCGCCAACTGCGATTCGTGCGCTAATGGCAAAAGGTAATGAAGCGGTTGAAGGCACGTCTCGTACAAGCCTTCGCATCATGGGTTCGGTAGGTGAGCCAATCAACCCAGAAGCATGGGAGTGGTACTACAAGACCATCGGTAACGAAAATTCACCGATTGTCGATACTTGGTGGCAAACTGAAACAGGCGGCATCTTGATTGCTCCACTACCAGGCGCTACAGATCTAAAACCAGGTTCCGCGACCCGTCCATTCTTCGGCGTACAACCTGCGCTTGTCGATAACATGGGTAACATTATTGAAGGTGCAGCTGAAGGCAACCTTGTGATTCTTGATTCGTGGCCAGGTCAGATGCGTACGGTCTATGGTGACCATGAACGCTTCGAACAAACTTACTTCTCAACCTTCAAGGGCATGTACTTCACCAGTGATGGCGCTCGTCGTGACGAAGATGGTTACTACTGGATCACAGGCCGTGTGGATGACGTATTGAACGTTTCTGGACACCGTATGGGTACCGCAGAGATTGAATCTGCCCTAGTCGCGCACCACAAGATTGCAGAAGCAGCCATTGTAGGTATCCCGCACGACATCAAAGGTCAGGCTATCTATGCTTACATCACGCTAAACGATGGTGAGTTCCCTTCAGCGGAACTGCACAAAGAAGTTAAAGACTGGGTGCGCAAAGAGATCGGTCCAATTGCAACACCAGATGTACTGCACTGGACGGATTCCCTACCGAAGACTCGCTCTGGTAAGATCATGCGTCGAATTCTGCGTAAGATTGCAACTGGCGATACGAGCAACCTGGGTGACACGTCAACGCTTGCCGACCCTAGCGTTGTAGACAAACTTATCGCTGAAAAAGCTGAGCTGGCGTAA
- the accB gene encoding acetyl-CoA carboxylase biotin carboxyl carrier protein yields the protein MDIRKIKKLIELVEESGIAELEISEGEESVRISRHGTAAAPAPVHYAAAPVAAPAPVAAAPVAEAPAAEAPAVPAGHQVLSPMVGTFYRSPSPDSKAFVEVGQKVSAGDTLCIVEAMKMMNQIEADKSGVVTAILVEDGQPVEFDQPLVVIE from the coding sequence ATGGATATTCGTAAAATCAAAAAGCTAATCGAGTTAGTTGAAGAGTCTGGCATTGCTGAGCTAGAAATTTCAGAAGGTGAAGAATCAGTACGCATCAGTCGTCACGGCACTGCAGCTGCGCCAGCACCAGTACACTACGCAGCAGCTCCAGTAGCAGCACCTGCGCCAGTAGCAGCGGCTCCAGTAGCAGAAGCACCAGCAGCTGAAGCTCCAGCAGTACCTGCGGGTCACCAAGTTCTTTCTCCAATGGTTGGTACTTTTTACCGTTCTCCAAGCCCTGACTCGAAAGCATTCGTAGAAGTAGGCCAAAAAGTTAGCGCTGGCGATACTCTATGTATCGTTGAAGCAATGAAGATGATGAACCAAATCGAAGCGGACAAATCTGGCGTTGTTACAGCTATCCTTGTTGAAGACGGCCAACCAGTTGAATTCGACCAACCTCTAGTTGTAATCGAATAA
- a CDS encoding 3-phenylpropionate MFS transporter yields the protein MLKPSPYGWISQYFLGFFFAYGVYLPFWSLWFKEQGVTPTDIGLLVGLGLATRCVANLVITPRVHRVERLMPALRWLSFAGLIFVGFHFFTGGNFWLMALATILFNLCCGPIIPLSDAMANYYARLKVLDYGRSRLWGSIAFIAGSTVVGYLVAGFGADMILYTAMAGLTIALLFAMRMTNPMPVTLSDQHAERPKLSALLTEKSVLKFLVLVSLIQGSHAAYYGFSAIHWKSAGHSEDVIGYLWSLGVAAEVAVFALSKRIFAGRSLRSLFVIAACGVMLRWGITAGTTSILALVIVQLLHGVTFAAAHIAAIQYIQNSSENKMVALQALYNAIALGAFTALMTVLSGWAYEHWGAFVFWGMAVMGLIALFIKLDPQEPARHVADLSDKTLETQN from the coding sequence ATGCTAAAACCCTCTCCGTATGGCTGGATCTCCCAGTACTTTCTCGGATTCTTTTTTGCGTATGGCGTCTATCTGCCATTTTGGTCATTGTGGTTTAAAGAGCAGGGTGTCACGCCGACTGATATTGGCTTGCTAGTAGGTTTAGGCTTGGCAACTCGCTGTGTTGCGAATCTGGTGATTACTCCTCGAGTGCATAGAGTGGAGCGTTTGATGCCAGCATTACGTTGGTTGAGTTTCGCCGGTCTTATTTTTGTAGGATTCCATTTTTTTACCGGCGGTAACTTTTGGTTAATGGCGTTGGCTACCATTCTATTTAACTTATGTTGTGGCCCCATTATCCCGCTCTCTGATGCGATGGCGAATTATTATGCGCGTTTAAAAGTGCTCGATTACGGGCGTTCACGTTTATGGGGATCGATCGCGTTTATCGCTGGTTCTACCGTGGTTGGTTACTTAGTGGCAGGTTTTGGTGCGGATATGATTCTGTACACCGCAATGGCGGGTTTAACGATCGCCTTGTTGTTTGCGATGCGTATGACTAACCCAATGCCGGTAACGCTCAGTGATCAGCATGCTGAACGTCCTAAATTGTCGGCACTGTTAACCGAGAAATCTGTCCTTAAGTTTTTAGTGCTTGTGTCGCTGATTCAGGGCAGCCATGCGGCGTACTATGGCTTTAGTGCGATCCACTGGAAATCTGCTGGTCACTCTGAAGATGTGATTGGTTACCTTTGGAGTCTGGGGGTGGCAGCAGAGGTTGCCGTGTTTGCGTTGAGCAAGCGCATCTTTGCTGGTCGTTCTCTGCGTTCACTGTTTGTTATTGCGGCTTGCGGTGTGATGTTGCGTTGGGGGATCACGGCAGGCACAACGTCAATTCTAGCTTTGGTTATCGTCCAGCTGTTACATGGCGTGACGTTTGCGGCTGCGCATATTGCTGCGATTCAATACATCCAAAACTCTTCAGAGAATAAAATGGTTGCGTTACAGGCGCTATATAACGCGATTGCGCTTGGGGCATTTACTGCACTGATGACGGTGCTCAGTGGTTGGGCTTATGAACACTGGGGCGCGTTTGTGTTCTGGGGGATGGCTGTGATGGGATTGATTGCACTGTTCATTAAACTGGATCCACAAGAGCCAGCAAGGCATGTTGCTGACCTGTCGGATAAAACACTTGAAACACAGAATTAG
- a CDS encoding hybrid sensor histidine kinase/response regulator has product MQGWLVVPVSLAYLGALFIIAWYGDNQRRWLARWRPWIYSLSIAVYCTSWTFYGTVGQASSNPWSFLPIYIAPILVFTLGWRVLARLILIAKREHITSIADFIGARYGKSQGLAVAVTLIAVAGILPYIALQLRGITMGLEIIAPELASDFGYQNDSVSWFVVMALAIFTILFGTRHIDNTEHHRGMMMAIAFESIIKLMAFLVVGVFIVWLAMSAENLSLIDVATETYQPPNIPTILIHTVLTMLAIVCLPRQFHTMVVENERAQDLHVARWLFPLYLILMGIFVLPIAWVGQGLLSDASPDTFVISVPMAVGASEIALLAFLGGTSAASGMVIVSTIALAIMVSNDLAMPLLLRRMRLSQRNHQHFSQLLLRIRRALILILLIGAWGFYQALDSIHSLSAIGFLSFAAITQFAPALIGGMYWRQGNKKGVYVGLAVGFTIWLITLMSQTDMLAGNASSNFLIWLITPPEMLTQFDIAISDWGMILSVAANTACFVVVSLITRPSLSERLQSASFVGTPLPESENMSLYQSRVTVAELEMLASRFVGRSRVKVAFQAYWSQQREELMPNQQAPSSLIRHTERVLAGVFGASSAKLVLTSALQGRNMQLEEVATIVDEASELYDFSRGLLQGAIEHIGQGIAVVDKQLRLVAWNQRYLELFEFPPGLIQVGRPIADVIRHNAEQGLCGPGDPDDHVRRRVYHLEQGTRHTSSRVRPDGRVIEVQGNPMPGGGFVMSFTDITVFRDAEQALKEANETLEERVRLRTRELERLNKQLVAATQRSDLESKSKSRFLAAVSHDLMQPLNAARLFASSLSEVAKDDETKKLSSHIESALGAAEDLIGDLLDISRLESGKLEVHVCGFAVNDVLANLNAEFSALAKQQGIEFTMIPSSLTVNSDPKLLRRVVQNFLTNAFRYSPNGKVALGVRRVKGRVRIDVWDNGMGIEEEKQQEIFEEFNRGSQVRSDQGLGLGLAISKGIAQVLGHEISMRSWHGKGSVFSITLDRAESVQVISTVTMPSSTQSELCHLKILCVDNEPDILVGMDNLLSRWGCDTRLAADLVESLKALDDGWVPDVIFSDYRLDNGRTGLEVLQQCRLRLGNRFEGVIISADRTDDMLDGIKANGFSFIAKPVKPLKLRSVLNRVA; this is encoded by the coding sequence ATGCAAGGATGGCTGGTGGTTCCCGTTTCTTTGGCGTACTTGGGAGCCCTATTTATAATCGCGTGGTATGGAGACAACCAGAGAAGGTGGCTAGCCAGATGGCGGCCTTGGATCTACAGCTTGTCTATTGCTGTGTATTGTACCTCCTGGACCTTCTACGGCACGGTGGGTCAAGCGAGCAGTAATCCCTGGTCTTTTCTGCCGATCTACATTGCACCGATTCTGGTCTTTACGCTTGGTTGGCGGGTGCTTGCCAGGCTGATATTAATCGCCAAGCGTGAACACATTACCTCTATTGCTGATTTCATTGGCGCACGTTATGGAAAATCGCAGGGACTAGCGGTTGCCGTGACGCTGATTGCCGTCGCGGGGATTCTTCCTTATATCGCATTGCAGTTACGTGGCATCACCATGGGACTGGAAATCATTGCGCCTGAGCTTGCGTCAGACTTTGGTTATCAGAACGACAGTGTCTCGTGGTTTGTGGTAATGGCACTGGCCATCTTTACCATCTTATTCGGTACGCGTCATATCGATAACACCGAGCACCACCGGGGCATGATGATGGCGATCGCCTTTGAATCGATCATCAAGCTGATGGCATTTTTAGTGGTTGGTGTTTTTATTGTCTGGTTGGCAATGAGTGCAGAAAACCTCAGTCTGATAGATGTCGCTACCGAAACCTATCAGCCACCCAACATTCCTACCATTCTGATCCATACCGTACTTACCATGTTGGCGATCGTTTGTTTGCCTCGTCAGTTTCATACCATGGTGGTGGAAAACGAGCGCGCTCAGGATCTGCATGTTGCCCGCTGGTTGTTCCCACTGTATCTGATTTTAATGGGTATTTTTGTCTTGCCGATTGCGTGGGTAGGGCAAGGACTGCTGAGTGATGCGTCGCCAGATACTTTTGTTATCAGTGTGCCGATGGCGGTTGGTGCGAGCGAGATTGCGTTACTGGCATTCCTTGGTGGCACTTCCGCAGCAAGTGGGATGGTGATCGTTTCGACTATCGCGTTAGCCATCATGGTATCGAATGATCTGGCGATGCCACTGCTTTTACGTCGTATGCGCCTGTCCCAACGTAATCATCAGCACTTTTCTCAGTTGCTGCTACGCATTCGTCGCGCACTTATCCTGATTCTTTTGATTGGTGCATGGGGCTTTTATCAGGCACTTGATAGTATCCACTCACTCTCTGCGATAGGCTTTCTCTCGTTTGCAGCCATCACTCAATTCGCGCCGGCACTGATTGGCGGGATGTATTGGCGTCAGGGAAACAAGAAGGGCGTTTATGTCGGTCTTGCGGTTGGTTTTACTATTTGGCTTATCACCCTCATGAGCCAGACCGACATGCTTGCAGGTAACGCCAGCAGTAACTTTCTGATTTGGCTTATTACGCCACCAGAGATGCTAACTCAGTTTGATATTGCGATCTCTGACTGGGGAATGATTCTCAGTGTCGCGGCCAATACCGCCTGTTTTGTCGTCGTTTCTCTGATTACTCGTCCAAGCCTAAGTGAGCGCTTACAATCGGCTTCGTTTGTTGGTACACCGTTACCAGAAAGCGAAAATATGAGCCTTTACCAGAGCCGCGTGACCGTGGCTGAACTGGAAATGCTCGCCTCTCGTTTTGTTGGGCGATCTCGCGTTAAAGTGGCGTTTCAGGCCTATTGGAGCCAGCAACGTGAAGAGCTGATGCCGAACCAGCAAGCGCCGTCTTCATTGATACGACACACAGAACGTGTGCTCGCGGGGGTCTTCGGTGCTTCTTCCGCTAAGTTAGTACTTACTTCTGCCTTGCAGGGAAGAAACATGCAGCTCGAAGAAGTCGCGACCATCGTTGATGAAGCTTCTGAACTGTACGATTTTAGCCGAGGGCTACTGCAAGGGGCGATCGAGCATATTGGCCAGGGTATCGCTGTGGTCGATAAACAATTGCGGCTGGTGGCATGGAACCAACGTTATCTTGAGTTGTTTGAATTTCCTCCGGGGTTAATCCAGGTCGGCCGTCCAATCGCAGATGTCATTCGCCACAATGCCGAGCAAGGTTTATGCGGCCCTGGTGATCCAGATGACCATGTTCGTCGCCGGGTTTACCATCTTGAGCAAGGAACGCGGCATACATCTTCTCGTGTTCGCCCTGACGGTCGAGTGATTGAAGTGCAGGGGAATCCAATGCCGGGTGGTGGTTTTGTAATGAGTTTTACTGACATCACCGTGTTCCGCGATGCCGAACAAGCACTAAAAGAAGCCAATGAGACGCTTGAGGAACGCGTGCGACTTCGTACCCGTGAACTTGAACGGCTTAACAAACAGCTGGTGGCGGCGACGCAGCGTTCAGATTTAGAATCGAAGTCAAAGTCACGATTCCTCGCGGCGGTGAGCCACGACCTGATGCAGCCTCTTAATGCTGCAAGGCTGTTTGCCTCTTCCCTTTCTGAAGTCGCCAAAGACGACGAGACGAAAAAGCTCTCTTCTCATATCGAAAGTGCACTCGGTGCAGCAGAGGATTTGATTGGCGACTTGTTGGATATTTCCCGTCTGGAGTCGGGCAAGCTTGAAGTGCATGTTTGTGGGTTCGCCGTTAATGATGTATTGGCAAATTTAAATGCGGAGTTCAGTGCGCTGGCGAAACAACAGGGTATTGAGTTTACGATGATCCCTTCCTCGCTGACGGTGAATTCTGACCCCAAACTTCTGCGCCGAGTGGTGCAAAACTTTCTTACTAATGCGTTCCGCTATAGTCCAAACGGCAAAGTCGCTTTGGGTGTGCGCCGCGTCAAAGGTCGAGTGCGTATTGATGTCTGGGATAATGGTATGGGCATTGAAGAAGAGAAACAGCAGGAGATCTTTGAAGAATTTAACCGAGGCTCTCAAGTTCGCTCTGATCAGGGCTTAGGGTTGGGGCTGGCGATATCGAAAGGGATAGCGCAGGTGCTGGGACATGAAATCTCGATGCGCTCCTGGCATGGCAAAGGCAGTGTCTTCTCGATTACGCTCGACAGAGCCGAGAGCGTACAGGTCATCAGCACAGTGACGATGCCAAGCAGTACTCAGTCTGAGCTATGCCACCTGAAAATTCTGTGTGTCGACAATGAGCCAGATATTTTAGTGGGAATGGATAACCTGTTGTCGCGTTGGGGTTGTGATACACGACTGGCTGCCGACTTAGTTGAAAGTCTGAAAGCGTTGGATGATGGCTGGGTGCCGGATGTGATTTTCTCGGATTACCGACTGGATAACGGACGCACTGGATTGGAAGTGCTGCAACAGTGCCGTCTTCGTCTGGGTAATCGCTTTGAAGGTGTCATCATCAGTGCGGACCGTACCGATGATATGCTCGATGGCATCAAAGCGAATGGATTTAGCTTTATCGCCAAACCCGTTAAACCGTTGAAGTTGCGTTCGGTACTAAACCGAGTGGCCTAG
- the aroQ gene encoding type II 3-dehydroquinate dehydratase — protein sequence MSAKSRILVLNGPNLNLLGLREPTHYGNNTLAQIVNTLTEQAHNAGVELEHLQSNREYELIEAIHAAHGKIDFIIINPAAFTHTSVALRDALLGVAIPFIEVHLSNVHAREPFRHHSYLSDKAEGVICGLGAQGYEFALSAVINKLQTK from the coding sequence ATGTCTGCAAAGTCACGGATTCTTGTTCTAAACGGACCAAACCTTAACCTGTTAGGTCTGCGCGAACCGACACACTATGGTAATAACACCTTAGCACAGATTGTGAACACGCTAACGGAGCAAGCTCACAACGCAGGGGTGGAATTAGAACACCTACAATCAAATCGTGAGTACGAACTGATTGAAGCCATTCATGCCGCACATGGCAAGATTGATTTCATCATCATCAATCCAGCTGCTTTCACTCATACCAGTGTAGCACTGCGAGATGCATTACTTGGCGTCGCCATCCCATTTATCGAAGTGCACCTATCAAACGTGCACGCACGTGAGCCGTTTCGCCATCACTCATACCTGTCAGATAAGGCAGAAGGGGTGATTTGCGGTCTAGGCGCACAAGGTTATGAATTTGCTCTGTCTGCTGTAATTAACAAACTTCAGACAAAGTAA
- a CDS encoding 3'-5' exonuclease: MNWLQRKYWHYKLKGSPYQSLFCAPDKTELVSLDCETTSLDPNRAELVTIAATKIIDNRIITSQPFEVHLRAPQSLDSGSVKIHKIRHQDLVDGISEKDALLKLIDFIGNRPLVGYHIRYDKKILDLACQRQLGFPLPNPLIEVSQIYHDKLERHLPNAYFDLSLEAICKHLELPIQDKHDALQDAISAALVFVRLTKGDLPSLSVPYT; encoded by the coding sequence ATGAATTGGCTACAACGAAAATATTGGCACTATAAACTGAAAGGCTCGCCTTATCAGTCGCTATTTTGTGCACCAGATAAAACCGAGCTGGTTTCTCTCGACTGCGAAACCACCAGCCTAGACCCGAATAGAGCAGAGCTGGTGACCATCGCAGCCACTAAAATCATTGATAACCGCATTATCACCAGCCAACCATTCGAAGTACATTTGCGAGCGCCACAATCTCTCGACTCCGGCTCGGTAAAAATCCATAAAATTCGCCATCAGGATTTAGTCGACGGCATCAGCGAAAAGGATGCGCTACTAAAATTAATAGACTTTATCGGCAATCGTCCGCTCGTCGGCTATCACATCCGTTACGACAAAAAAATCTTAGACCTCGCCTGTCAAAGACAACTGGGATTCCCTCTGCCCAACCCTCTTATTGAAGTAAGCCAGATTTACCACGACAAGCTGGAGCGACATTTACCGAACGCCTATTTCGACTTAAGTCTGGAGGCGATTTGCAAGCACCTTGAGCTGCCAATTCAAGATAAGCACGACGCTTTGCAAGATGCGATATCCGCAGCATTGGTATTTGTTCGTTTAACCAAAGGCGATTTACCGAGTCTCAGCGTGCCATACACATAA
- a CDS encoding DUF294 nucleotidyltransferase-like domain-containing protein: MPDKFNMQSPPFDRLTSKQQARLRSSLDVAYYRTRDVILSCGQTNPHLHILIKGAVEERSKDQSEVFAHYANDDMFDVRSLFEESVRHQYVALEDTLSYLLPKEVFLELYNENGQFAAYFDNNLSKRQALIEAAQQQQNLAEFILTKVDKSIYHPPMILKPDMPINEVTRTLKENGIDAALVELNPDDARLEKWPSAHPYAIVTRTNMLHSVMLDNCAVDTPVGEIATFPVYHVDEGDFLFNAMITMTRHRMKRLMVCDGNQAIGMLDMTQILSAFSTHSHVLTLSIARASSVEELALASNRQRQLVESLVRNGIRTRFIMELISAVNEQIIEKAFELVVPPALHDHCCLIVLGSEGRGEQILKTDQDNALIIKDGLEWSHSEQVMQSFTHTLQQLGYPLCPGKVMVNNPKWVNSQSEWIRTLDNWISKAQPEQIMDLAIFSDAQAVAGNRELLTPVANHLRDTMKDRMLILSDFTRPALQFSVPLTLFGNVKSAKDGLDIKRGGIFPIVHGIRTLSLEYAIEEKNTFARIEALRNKRILEPETADNLNEALKLFFKLRLNQQLNQQEAQNNIDLKQLDRTERDLLRHSLHVVKKFKQFLGFHYQIRD, translated from the coding sequence ATGCCTGATAAGTTTAATATGCAATCTCCCCCGTTCGATCGCCTGACCAGCAAGCAGCAAGCGCGACTGCGTTCGTCTCTCGACGTGGCATATTATCGAACTCGAGATGTGATTTTATCTTGTGGGCAAACCAACCCTCATTTGCATATTTTGATCAAAGGTGCCGTGGAAGAGCGCTCCAAAGACCAGAGCGAAGTTTTCGCTCACTATGCCAATGACGATATGTTTGATGTCCGTTCTTTGTTTGAAGAGAGTGTGCGTCATCAATATGTAGCGCTTGAGGATACGCTGTCCTATTTGCTGCCAAAAGAAGTGTTTCTTGAACTCTATAACGAGAATGGACAATTCGCAGCGTACTTCGATAACAACCTATCTAAACGACAGGCATTAATCGAAGCCGCGCAGCAACAGCAAAATCTGGCCGAGTTTATTCTGACTAAAGTCGATAAGAGCATTTACCATCCTCCGATGATTCTTAAGCCCGACATGCCTATCAATGAGGTCACACGAACCTTAAAAGAAAACGGCATCGACGCCGCATTAGTTGAGCTCAACCCAGATGATGCACGCCTCGAAAAATGGCCTTCAGCGCATCCGTACGCCATTGTCACGCGAACAAACATGCTCCATTCCGTGATGTTAGATAACTGCGCTGTCGATACACCGGTGGGCGAGATCGCCACCTTCCCGGTTTACCACGTTGATGAAGGCGACTTCCTGTTTAATGCCATGATTACGATGACGCGCCACAGGATGAAGCGCCTGATGGTCTGCGATGGTAATCAAGCCATTGGCATGTTGGATATGACTCAGATCCTCAGTGCATTCTCCACTCATTCACACGTGCTCACCCTCAGCATCGCCAGAGCCAGCAGTGTGGAAGAACTCGCTCTGGCGTCCAACCGACAACGCCAGTTGGTAGAGAGTCTGGTCAGAAACGGCATCCGCACCCGATTTATCATGGAATTGATATCTGCCGTTAATGAACAAATTATCGAGAAAGCGTTTGAATTGGTTGTGCCACCAGCACTCCACGACCACTGCTGCCTAATTGTTTTAGGCTCGGAAGGCCGAGGTGAGCAGATCCTCAAGACCGACCAAGATAACGCGCTGATCATTAAAGACGGTTTAGAGTGGTCGCACAGTGAACAGGTGATGCAATCATTCACCCACACCCTGCAGCAACTGGGTTATCCGCTCTGCCCTGGCAAAGTGATGGTCAACAATCCTAAGTGGGTAAACTCTCAATCAGAGTGGATTCGAACCCTTGATAATTGGATTTCAAAAGCGCAGCCAGAACAAATCATGGACTTAGCCATCTTCAGTGATGCTCAAGCCGTTGCCGGCAATCGAGAATTACTCACTCCCGTCGCCAACCATCTCAGAGACACAATGAAAGATCGCATGTTGATCCTGTCCGACTTTACCCGGCCAGCGTTGCAGTTTTCTGTGCCTCTGACTCTGTTTGGTAACGTAAAAAGTGCCAAAGATGGCTTAGATATCAAACGCGGCGGTATTTTCCCGATAGTGCACGGCATTAGAACTCTGTCTCTCGAATATGCCATTGAAGAGAAAAATACCTTTGCCCGCATAGAAGCCCTGAGAAACAAGCGAATTTTAGAACCAGAAACGGCGGATAACTTAAACGAAGCACTCAAGTTGTTCTTTAAGCTTCGGCTCAATCAGCAACTTAACCAACAAGAGGCACAGAATAATATCGACCTCAAACAACTCGACCGAACAGAGCGCGACTTGCTGCGTCATAGCCTGCATGTCGTGAAAAAGTTTAAGCAGTTTTTAGGTTTCCACTATCAGATCCGTGATTAA